The sequence below is a genomic window from Pempheris klunzingeri isolate RE-2024b chromosome 12, fPemKlu1.hap1, whole genome shotgun sequence.
GAACGGCATGATGGGATCCTGCGCCCCCTGGCTGCTCGGTGAGCCGCATGCACGTCAGTGCCACGCACATGCACCACACCATGCATCAATACACAggggctcacacacactgaaacatttttaaaaagatgatttCAATACAACAACAATCGCATGTAGGACTTTACTTGGCACGTTTAGGTTGCACCTGGTCCAAGTCTATAGGTGGTTAatctttattattgtttcatatAACTATAAAACctttaatttcttcttttttttgtcaaaacagCAAAGCTGTTGTGACAGagaataattagatttttcagATTTCAACTCAATGTCAAAAACTAGCCTGGTTGAGTCCACACAGTCCTCACCATGGTGTTTACTTTTGCATTGTAGATTTCATGTATTTTCCAACATAGTTCCTGCACACACTGTAGTCTATAAACACATTGCTTACATAAGTATGAACGCATGCAAATTAGTTTAAACATTTATAAGAAATAAAGTAATCATGTTTGAATCAGAGCTAAATGAGCAAATAACATGAGTTAGCTTAGCATCGTCAGATATTTCCCCCTTATTATAAACTGTATGAGCACtagctgaaacacacagacttcaCTATGTTTGtagacagaaatgaaaaataaaacacctacATTTAGCCtctaataatgtaatttttGGAATGCTAGCTAATGATGCTACAGTGTCTTCCTGTTTATGTAGATGTTTACTACTGATTGGACGGCGCTACAGTTGTTTCAGATTAACACTCTACTAGCTGAGAcatctctttgtttttaatgcCGCAACCATATTTCGTAAATTTGAAGTGAGTTAATCGTTTCAAAAAATGTAGGAAGTACTCTGTGTTCAGACTTATACTATGTTTATGCCGTTTATGCCAACACTACAACACTGGCAAGCGTAGCCCTTGACTTCGACACAAAGCCGCTGTTTAAGCGTTGCTTGAGCGCTTGTTGACGTGATTATGTTGTCATGGGCTTGTGTCATGTTAGCTAGCACTAGCTAAACAGCATAGTATAGTGGGAAGACAGAAGAGGAGCTGAAATTGTCATAattgtcattaaaaaaataatgatgaatcTTAATTTGGCAGACTAAACTgaatttctgtctctgtgtctgtcatcGCAGGAATGCACAAGAAGTCTCTAGAAATGTCCAAAAAGTGCTCCAGTCCTCCATCAGACTCGACCCGCTCGGACTCATTCTGCGACTCCTCTGAGCGACGGGGCGGCAATGGTGGCGAGGTTCGGCAGGTGGTTCACATGGCAccaggggaagaggaggaagaggagctcctggagatggaggaagatgagatggaggaggaggtggccaTCGACCTGTCCAACTcctccaaacagcagcagcagcagcaggaggccgGAGGCTCGATAAAGTCCACCTCTTCGCCGCGGCGGCAGAGCAGTGGCGAGTTGGACGAACACAGCTGAAGGTTGGACACGTCGAAGTGGGTCGGACTGAGGCTGTGGTGACTGTTTAATGATGCCGATTTGAGCACTGGGGTTTGATTGGCTCTTCTTTCAGGGATCACAAGAACAGCCAATCAGTGAACAGCCATTTGTTACTATGCAAGTTATCACGTAAAGCGTTAAATAAATGCTACTgtctgttagcatgctaaaatattatctgtatctgtgttAACTGTAGCATTACAGTAATATCATTTTAGCCCACTGATAAATGTTAgcatattaaaatattatcCATTGGATGATATTTTATTATGCTAACAAAGTTTTCTGGTGAtataaaatgtaacattacaGTATTACTATTTTAACATGCTAATACATGCTAACATTTTTTATGCTAACAATAATTCATCTTTAGCtaacatgttaattaatgaTCTTAATGTTGAAACCTGTGAAGTTTAGAGAACTTTTTGAGTCACTTAGCCAGAGACTTTCAAGACTTCTCCAGCCCCCAGGATGGAAACACGCTAACAAAACTATGCCACCGCCACCGCCACCGCCACCACTGCAACAGTCATAAAGACCCAGAGGAATTAGACTGAGAGTCAAGTCTTTTTCTAAAAGACATGTGAACTGTTTCAGGAGGATGTAAGTGATGATGaagtctctgtctgtgtgtttattattgtattgtattgagaGTATGTTTTATATCCctgtttttttgaaaataagaagctatttaatgttttattcctgttggtttctgtgtgttttatagttTGACTGTCAAGCACTGATGAGCTGACTGTAGCTCAGTGaatgaatgtaatttaaatgtaatatttaaaaaagtctgtttattattatcatatgtATGTACAGCAACAATTTCAGCAGGATtgcaaataaaaagtatttttggaaTCACtgggacttttattttgatcattcaacacaacacaaacactgcagaatatttatattattaactAGAGTGAATTAATTAAATCGTATGCATATCCCAAAAATTCAGGTTAAGACTTTGATTTAATTTGGAGTCAGAAAGCACAAACAATGCAAAATTACTgccaaaattaaaataaaaacaaaactgacagatcatttttaatctaaattaaGTAGAACCATACTATAATAGCAAGGAAATTGCGTGTGAAATGTACTAAACTTGAATGTATCCACAAGCTGGACTTTcaaattagtatttttatttatctattctattttttttgtgGTCAAATAAGATTTAACATTTCAACTTCATCAGTCATTAACTGTTTTAAAGTTTGGCAGCcatatacatacagtaaaatgttatAACATTTACGAAGGTAATAcacatgttttacatgtttagTACATGCATTGCTATTTTTTGCTGTATTTAGCTATTTAACCACATTTggttatattcatatatatgtatgtatgtatgtatgtgtgtgtgtgtgtgtgtgtgtgtgtgtgtgtgtgtgtgtgtgcgcgcgcagcAGGTTCTTTTACATTAGATGCCATTAGCCGTTGGAGAAGACAGCTACGTCACTTCCTTTTTCCGCATTGGCCACTTTACCCGTGCTTTTGCTAAGCTAGCCGGCTGCTTAGTGTAGAAATTCATAAATATGGTCGATTTAATCACTTTCAAAAATGAGCTCACGCTCATCGTCAATAACCTGGCCAAGGCGGTGATGACGGAGATATTAACCGCAGCGGATACAGTCTCTTTGGTCTCTTTGAATAAGCAAAATCCCGAAATCGAGGTAAACTTGCTACCGCGGCTAACTGTAAGTTGCTAGCTAACAGCTGCCCCTATGTTAACCCTTTCGGTTCCAGGGGCTCCCGGTGTAACAACAGGAAGTGTGTTATTGGTGGAGTCAGACACTTTAGGGTTAACTCTTACAAAATTAGACAAGAGCTTTACTTTACTCTAAAAGTTCTCACATAGtttcaccaaactccattgaaaaaTCTTCGATCCTAAGCATATTCACACTGTTAAACATGATTCAGTGTTTCAACAAGCAATTTAGAATTGAACGTGTAAAAAACGAGTGTTAAACATTGTTTGGTGAATCCGACAATACGTCGTAAACAACAGTAACTATCCTGCTACAGTTCGGCATGCTTTGTCTCAGTATTAATTGCGTAGGTTTGTCACATGAAAGGCATTATATTTTTCCAGACTGTCAGCCAGTCGGTGAACAAACCCGCACCTGACTATCTGTGGTCTCAGGTGAACAGACATCAAGTCCATGAGAGCAAGAGATGGTTTGTTTGTTGGATGCAAGGATTTGTCATTTTCACGTCATTATCACAGAATATCTCTGGGCTTTGGATGGTTTATCGCACTAAACAAAACTTCTGAAGTCTCCTCACTGGACTCTCTGAAATCctgatggatttaaaaaaaaaaattcaactgcttgacattttgtgaaaaatgaaatgataaatctGGTGATGGTCATGTGTTGTATGTCTcagtgtcttttgtttttgttgctttagGAAAAGCTGAGTGGCCTGGTGGGCAGACTGTGTGTTGAAGCTGTTGAGAGAATCCTGAGGATGGTTCAGGTCTCcactgtgaagcagcaggtggGGGAAGGAGACCATAAGGATCCACTAGAGTCTGAAGAGAGCTGCAACTCTTTAATGAAGACCACGGAGGGTGAGCTCAGACCACAGAGCTGCTTTCATACAGGAGTTTCGTGTCTTTTCCTGCGGTGCCACTTTCTACTTTTACTCCAGTCTACCTTTTAGACTTTTAAAGTTCAGCTGAAAGGATTAAAGCAGAGTTTCagtatttcctgtgtgtttcaggtgaggACAATGGAGCTGAAAGTCCCCCCACAGAGCAGAGCTACATCCTGGTTTATGGGGTCAGTCACTGAGTCCAGACCAAAAGTCAGACAAGCAGGTTGAGGATCCTCCGAGctctgaacaaactgaaaactgGTTACTGTTGTCTGTCTTATAGAGCGCCGCTGTCGACTCCAAGTGCCTGCTGGTGTCACTGGAGAATGATGCTAAAGCTTACACTAACAGTGAGTTTATCTGACTGAGAAAACACCTTTCATTCAGACAATAACCAGATCTCAAATGAGAAGATGGTTCTACCGTTAACTGCGAACTCTAAGTCTATGCTAACTctattctggtgtctaaatgactggtaggaaTAAAAAGTGTTGTAATTTGTCtagtagatcacctcagttGGCCACTGCTAAATGGGCTGCAAtagctgcaacataatcctttgggacaactgcacctgatcaaagtacgtccactaaaagtgtttgtctgacagactcagattattattctaagtgtctgacaacattacggaaaggatccctacagagacagacctgtaagatcctattagtttaaccacaaacagccgttatattgctcccttcaaagacaccagactccatttacaaaaacagtgatttaacatGGGAGTTGGTGatttactgctgccttgattggttagtttatttgttattttgtgtttttttaaagggttagtttggatccagcaaaatatgtatttaacaaacaaacaaaccaatcgAGTCAGTGGCCTAGAAACATGGATGAATCATAAACATCCATACACAGGTAAGCTGACTACACTTCAGTGTTGTTAACAGTTGACTCTGAATAACCTCCTTGTTCTTTCGTTGCAGGTAAAGATAAAATCGTCTCCATGGATACGACAGGTGAAACCACGACTCTGTGCAGAGGGCacctcccttcccctcctctgcaGGCAGATGTCCCAGACCACGAGTACGCCCGGCCATCCTCACTCTCACCCAGTGCCACCTCAGCAGCTGAGGGCAGAGCCTCTGCAGCGCACAGCAGGAAAGGTCGGCACAGGAGGCGGAAACAAGACAGCAACACGTGTGATACTGCAGATGCAGCAGAGACTCACCTTCAGTGTTTGCAGTGCGGGATGCTGTTTCCAAACTCAGAGCGACTCTCCGACCACTTTAGGAAGTCTCACCCAGTGTGCTCGGTGTGCAGGACACCATTCACTGGCATCCTGAAGCTTCGCGAACATGAGATTAAAGAGCACGGGCTGCTGCCGTACCCCTGTGACTACTGTCCCAAGAGGTTCAACCACAAAACTCACCGCAACCTGCATGTGAAGGCGCGGCACACCGGGGAGAAGAGCTGCCACTGCGACATCTGCGGGAAAGGCTACTCCTGCATCAGCGTGCTGAAGACGCACAGGATGACGCACTTCGAGAAGACATTCATCTGCGACATCTGTGGGAAGAGCTTCTACCACGCCTGCCACCTGACACGCCACAAGCTGGTGCACCAGGACGTCCGGCCTTACCAGTGTTCCACCTGCGGGAAGGGCTTCACCCAGGCCGCCAACCTGCGCAGCCACCAGGCCATCCACACTGGAGAGAGGCAGCTGTGCTCCGTCTGCGGCAAGAGCTACCGCTGCCTGAAGAACCACGTCATCAGCAAACACTCACACGAACTTCCCGCCGATGAGCTGCCAGCTGCAGACTCCATTATCACCTGTGAGGTGTGCGGCAAGAAGTTCCCCAACCTGTCACAGTTTAAGGTTCACCAGAGGAGCCACACAGGGGAGAAACCATTCCACTGCGACATCTGCGGGAAGAGCTACCgtctgaaggagctgctgagggacCACAGGTACACCCACACTGGGGAGAAACCCTACAGCTGTACACTGTGCTCCAAAACCTTCAACCTGGCCACCAGCTTCATGAGGCACCGCAGCATCCACAGCGGAGAGACACCGTACAGCTGCCTGGACTGTGGGAAACACTTCCGCCTGCTCACCTTCCTCAAGGCTCACCTGCAGACCAAAGCTCACCTGAAGcagacacaaca
It includes:
- the LOC139211065 gene encoding oocyte zinc finger protein XlCOF6-like → MVDLITFKNELTLIVNNLAKAVMTEILTAADTVSLVSLNKQNPEIEEKLSGLVGRLCVEAVERILRMVQVSTVKQQVGEGDHKDPLESEESCNSLMKTTEGEDNGAESPPTEQSYILVYGSAAVDSKCLLVSLENDAKAYTNSKDKIVSMDTTGETTTLCRGHLPSPPLQADVPDHEYARPSSLSPSATSAAEGRASAAHSRKGRHRRRKQDSNTCDTADAAETHLQCLQCGMLFPNSERLSDHFRKSHPVCSVCRTPFTGILKLREHEIKEHGLLPYPCDYCPKRFNHKTHRNLHVKARHTGEKSCHCDICGKGYSCISVLKTHRMTHFEKTFICDICGKSFYHACHLTRHKLVHQDVRPYQCSTCGKGFTQAANLRSHQAIHTGERQLCSVCGKSYRCLKNHVISKHSHELPADELPAADSIITCEVCGKKFPNLSQFKVHQRSHTGEKPFHCDICGKSYRLKELLRDHRYTHTGEKPYSCTLCSKTFNLATSFMRHRSIHSGETPYSCLDCGKHFRLLTFLKAHLQTKAHLKQTQQTHATNL